GATGGTGATAGACAATCAGAGAGCATGCCTACAGTAGTTTTGGGTAAGTCGGAGCAAGGACAAAACTtagccaaaaagaaaagaaaagaaaagaaaaacggaATGTAAGGCCCCAACACTGTAGCAGATGAGTAGATGACTTCCACTTACGATGGAAATATCTAGAAGAGCTTACACAAATGATTGACTGTCCTAGTGGGGCTAGTATAGTGTGACTAGTGGATCTGATGGCATGGGCACATGCACTAGGAGTGGTCATACTCATATGAGCCTAGCATGGTCAGCAAAGCCAAGTCATTCAATGAATTCcctacatcaacaaatccagctAAGCCAAATTATGGTGCGGTGTTGTGAATTACTGTAAGTGTAAGGTTTGGTGTCGATATTGTCCAAACAGCTCCTGTTGGTTGTTTagtttctactactactactacaatatGATACTGCTAGTGCTTCCCCACTCCACCATGACTGGCAGACATTGGAACGAGtaattttaattaaacataaTGGCCCGTTCTCGGTTGTGAGTGGACCCTCCGTGGAAACTAAAGCAATAGATCAAGAGGTATGGTAACCATAGAATAGCAAATTAGCAACTTGCCTCCGTTCCAAATCATAAGCCGttctgtttttttaaaaaaaaatacatagcttttactatatAATTAGACAATATGTATTTAGATGTGTAACAAAAACCTATGTACCAAAAAAATTCAGAATAATTTACAATTTAAAATAGAGGAAGTAGTACCGACTGGTCAAATCCGTCCACTAAATTTTGATACCTTTACTAGTTGACCAAGGACCCTTTTAGTAGCTTCAAGTACCCCCAAGAATAAAGTTCCCTCCACTGAAAAGGTCTAATGCTTTAGCAATCCAGGTATTATTTTCAGTGATTCAGTCTGAACAAAGAATGTTCCTGATGAAAAAATTCACGTCACTAAATTTTCAGATATGCCCTTCTGACATGGTCTTCAAAATCCTTAGTTTCTATTGgttctagtattattatttccAGCTATTTTTAGGGCAGTATTTTTATTTCCAGCTGGCAAGTTGTTGTCCTTCCCATCCTCAGCAAAGAAATATACATTCAATAAAATCGAGGCTTCGATAAGTTTTGAAGCATTGCAGGAGAAAGACTACTTGGTACCATCTAGAAATAGTATAGTCCCTAACATGAATGTGGCCATATTGTTGGGTCATCGTTGCCAAACATCTGAATGATACTAAAACCAGTTACTGCAGACAACTGCTCACATTACAGCAACATGATAAACTTGTATCTGTGGTAGATCCAACATTCCGTGGCACATTCAATGATGTAATAGGCTGTTGGACATCACTGCAGGTACTCAAAATCTTCAGTGATCCCAACCTGAATTTTTACAAGAACTTAGTCAGAACCAGGATAGAGTGCACACAAGGAAAAATCTCTTGCAAAAGGACACGAGGATACTTTACAGTTTAACTTAATACTTGGAATATAGAAACATTAAGCAGTGTTGAAAAGAACTGTCCCTAATTTTAGTTGTTCTTTGCAATGTAGATGGAGGCAAACCTCACTGCCAGCAAACAATTAAAAAAATTATCTCCCAATTACAAACTACTAAATAGTGATTAACCAATGCTTCTGAACTATGAAAAGGAAGTGCTTAGGTTGGGCGCCATCTGCAACATATCCATCATGCTCAAGCCAAACATGCACTTAGGTTATAGGTCTCTACAGAACAAAAGGATTTCAAATAAAGCAGTTTATGTGGGCCAGACCAAAAAAAGGGATATGCTTGTGTAGCATGCTCAGCTGAACTTATAACATTTGATTCACTCAGGCATCAGTACATGCTTATTGATCAGTTTTAGTGACATAAGCACCAGTGCATCTACAAGTCATACAAAGTGCCCTCTCTTCTATATCCTCCACCCCCTCTTTTAATGCACCAGTGTGCGTGGGACAGTTTCATTATTGGTGTCATCAGCAGCAGATGGCATAGAAGTACTCAGTACTCTGATGGCATGGCAGAGAACTCTGCTAATTCAATAAGCCTCTATCTATTTTTTTTTCGAACACGCAACAGAGCTATGTATCTTATATTAAAGACAGAAGAAAATGGTCACTTAATGGACTCTTTACAAACAACCAGATAAAGACTACACAACTAGTCCTAATCACGACCTAGGCCCAGTTCTTGGAGCATTTTGGCTCTAGCAAGACCTCATAGTCTCAACTCCATGAAGAATTGATGTGCAAGACACCATCAAAACACACTTGTTCCTATGATTCCATAAGGTCCAGGCCCCCAAAATCACAATACTATTGAATGTCTGGATACTAAAGACGCAGAGGCACCAATGTCCTTGACACTTGTGGCCTTGTGGGTAAATCCCATTGCATAATGGAACATATTTAATCAACTGGAAGTCAGGCAACATACTGCAAACACGAAAAGGTCAAAACAGAACAAGAAGACAGAAACATACCTCCCTGTACATATGTTCAAGTTGCTCTTTTGCTTCTGGGAATGTGGTTGAACACCATTGTTGCAAAGTGAAAATGTTGTCTGGAATATTATTGAAAATGTTAGTGTAGCCTTAGAATGACAGCAATTGGACATATATCTAGGGGAGTTCATTAGCAAAAATATGACCTGTCCACCTGTTAGCTGCTGAATAAGCAACGTCAATAGCATCCTCTGCAATTACCAGCATATAGTAATAGTTAAAATGAGGGGAAGATGTGCATCACAGATTCAGATCAGGTAATGATATTGCTAGAACTAAGATGAAAAGATGCCATGTGAAGAAAATTAAAACAGATGTATGTATCAAAGACAGCAATATATCAATACAAGAGTTGTATAAAGAGGCCATCTCATACTCATTGCTTCTACTGAAGCTGGATCACTATCTGCATATGCATCCAGTtcctcctgaaatttttataacATTGTTGAGCTGTAGATAGGACTAAAACAACCATAGGATAGACCAACGAATATAATGGCACCTTGAGTTTCTTATGGTGTAGCTCTACAGTCTTCAGCTCCTCCAAAGCAGCTTCCCTCTCTTCCTATAACAACACAATTAGTTCTTGTGTCGAAATGATTACTGCACATCTTGACAATATGCATAATAACATACAGAGTCTTCCCGGCCTCTTTTCAAGTTGTCTCTATGTTCAACAAGCTCCATGTAACGCTTTCTAGAGTTTGAAAGATCAGATTCCAGCTTGTTGTAAGTATTCCTCAGCTACAAAGGATACATTAGCTCAATCATCATCAGCTATGAAGTTAGAGAATAAGGGAGATAAGTCTTCTTATCGTGATAGAGAAAAACAAGGGTAATAAGGGAGGAGTAAAAAGTGCAAAACAATGCGCAATAGAGAAAAACGTAGGACCCCTATATTCTTCTTATCATGATTTGTTGGATTTTGTTTGTAACCCTAGAAAAAGTACAGTCGCCCTCCAACCAAATGGTGTAGGCAATCGCAAATGCAGCTTTCTTCTTGCAAAGCTTCTATGAAGTTAGCTTGTATCACATTTTTAACAGCATCAGACTATATGTTAAGAGGTTTCGCACCTTATCACGCACACAGTAAATGTAGAAACATTATCCAAAAACAAGAACCTCTTCTGACTTCTGGCCTGCTTACTTTAGACATGTCTTACTACTCGTCA
Above is a genomic segment from Miscanthus floridulus cultivar M001 chromosome 3, ASM1932011v1, whole genome shotgun sequence containing:
- the LOC136545973 gene encoding meiotic nuclear division protein 1 homolog, with the translated sequence MSKKRGLSLEEKREQMLQIFYESQDFFLLKELEKMGPKKGVISQSVKDVVQSLVDDDLVLKDKIGTSVYFWSLPSCAGNQLRNTYNKLESDLSNSRKRYMELVEHRDNLKRGREDSEEREAALEELKTVELHHKKLKEELDAYADSDPASVEAMKDAIDVAYSAANRWTDNIFTLQQWCSTTFPEAKEQLEHMYREVGITEDFEYLQ